The following are from one region of the Lytechinus pictus isolate F3 Inbred chromosome 4, Lp3.0, whole genome shotgun sequence genome:
- the LOC129258399 gene encoding uncharacterized protein LOC129258399, with the protein METTSSIHKLHQDLECPLCLELYKNARSLICLHTFCHGCLVKYQGKQRVKNVLVCPTCREPTALTSGNICSLRLNTIVNSMADTWRAVVRSPGMGEENCQGSINGPSAEGVVCPIHKNERLDQFCCVCMVAVCRNCIIGDHRNHNFDDLGIAVGKMVADVMIATSATSSFLPKLENARKVLEEKEETVHLSEAATALKKEINMAADSALDFVNDEINLQRDALLATVDGLSSASTGTISNKIEQDAKTTYHLAQSVIDSPQKKTLSGVEVASIYPELRRKLKNMIESCLDGGLLDAMCGLQVPSFSPNPQLVKQINIGRLDHPTSWRLARTVSVPTNRIGEAISMKAAPNGKLAIGYKNGGVEIIDPLGTREHESILHDVKLLDFAFLQDSTIAIVTLHRKLFLFSQKNAKLDVTFNTPTTSGLMSVDVDDHGSIIVGFAEHRVIHVYSPDGGDPTKVIDLKDFAPWNVKTATMGRIISKDLNSIRVYDRSGAVKATISETPPLCSFATADKTGSIFVAVLRKSKQISVAKHRLDGTLDEIIMKEQTVYKIDDKKFWFSLSALSRDCLAVSDTRNIFIYRNIPVLPDLIELAK; encoded by the coding sequence ATGGAAACCACCTCCAGCATACACAAACTTCATCAAGATCTCGAATGCCCCCTTTGTCTTGAATTGTATAAGAACGCGAGATCACTCATATGCCTTCATACATTCTGTCATGGATGTCTTGTGAAATACCAGGGGAAACAGCGAGTCAAGAATGTCCTAGTGTGCCCAACCTGTAGGGAGCCGACAGCTCTTACTTCAGGAAATATCTGCAGTCTTCGACTGAACACGATTGTTAATAGTATGGCAGACACTTGGAGAGCGGTTGTCAGATCTCCAGGAATGGGTGAAGAGAACTGTCAAGGTTCTATTAATGGTCCGTCCGCAGAGGGCGTTGTATGTCCCATTCACAAGAACGAACGACTCGATCAGTTCTGCTGCGTGTGCATGGTGGCTGTCTGTCGTAACTGCATTATTGGAGACCACAGGAACCACAACTTTGATGACCTAGGGATAGCTGTAGGGAAGATGGTAGCAGACGTCATGATCGCAACGAGTGCTACGAGTTCGTTCCTCCCTAAATTGGAAAATGCCAGAAAAGTactggaagagaaagaggagacCGTCCATTTGTCGGAGGCAGCTACTGCATTAAAGAAAGAGATCAATATGGCCGCAGATTCCGCACTGGACTTTGTTAATGATGAAATTAATCTACAGCGAGACGCTCTTCTGGCTACTGTTGATGGTCTGAGTTCAGCATCGACTGGaacaatttcaaacaagatTGAACAGGATGCTAAGACCACGTACCACCTTGCACAATCTGTAATCGATTCGCCTCAAAAGAAAACTCTTTCTGGCGTCGAAGTTGCGAGCATCTATCCGGAGCTCCGACGAAAACTTAAGAATATGATAGAGTCTTGTCTTGACGGTGGTTTGCTTGATGCGATGTGCGGACTGCAGGTACCATCATTCTCTCCCAATCCACAACTTGTGAAGCAAATAAACATTGGGCGTCTCGACCATCCTACAAGCTGGCGGCTTGCCAGAACTGTGAGCGTTCCTACTAACAGAATCGGTGAAGCCATCTCTATGAAAGCAGCACCCAACGGGAAACTGGCGATTGGATACAAGAACGGAGGTGTGGAAATTATTGATCCATTGGGAACTAGGGAACATGAGTCAATCTTACATGACGTCAAGCTTCTTGACTTTGCTTTCCTGCAGGATAGCACAATTGCAATTGTGACGCTACACCGGAAACTATTCCTCTTTAGCCAAAAGAATGCCAAGCTCGATGTGACCTTCAACACCCCAACTACAAGTGGATTGATGTCTGTGGATGTCGACGACCACGGATCAATCATCGTTGGCTTTGCAGAACACCGGGTTATCCACGTCTACAGCCCAGATGGAGGAGACCCAACCAAAGTGATTGACCTTAAGGACTTTGCCCCCTGGAATGTTAAAACCGCCACCATGGGTCGCATCATCAGCAAGGATCTCAATTCAATCAGAGTCTACGACCGATCTGGTGCTGTCAAGGCCACCATCTCAGAGACACCTCCTCTCTGTTCCTTTGCCACAGCGGACAAGACGGGCAGTATCTTTGTCGCGGTCCTCCGTAAAAGCAAGCAGATCTCTGTTGCAAAGCATCGTCTTGATGGGACTCTCGATGAGATCATCATGAAGGAACAGACTGTCTACAAGATCGACGACAAGAAATTCTGGTTTTCTCTATCCGCGCTCTCCAGAGACTGTCTGGCTGTGTCTGACACGAGGAATATCTTCATTTATCGTAATATTCCCGTCCTTCCAGATTTAATCGAATTGGCAAAATAA